A single Danio rerio strain Tuebingen ecotype United States chromosome 17, GRCz12tu, whole genome shotgun sequence DNA region contains:
- the gchfr gene encoding GTP cyclohydrolase 1 feedback regulatory protein: MPYILISTQIRLETGPTMVGDEYSDPSIMNYLGARKITVLGNNFSEYHVDEPPRLVLDKLDKIGYRVVSMTGVGQTLVWCLHKESSNTL, translated from the exons ATGCCCTACATCCTCATCAGCACACAGATCCGCCTG gAGACAGGACCCACTATGGTTGGAGACGAGTATTCAGATCCCTCCATCATGAATTATCTCGGAGCCCGAAAAATCACCGTACTGGGAAACAACTT CTCTGAATATCACGTGGACGAGCCGCCGAGACTGGTTTTAGACAAACTGGATAAGATCGGCTACAGAGTGGTCAGTATGACAGGAGTGGGTCAAACGCTGGTCTGGTGTCTGCATAAAGAGAGCAGTAACACCCTGTGA
- the gchfr gene encoding GTP cyclohydrolase 1 feedback regulatory protein isoform X1, whose amino-acid sequence MPYILISTQIRLTGPTMVGDEYSDPSIMNYLGARKITVLGNNFSEYHVDEPPRLVLDKLDKIGYRVVSMTGVGQTLVWCLHKESSNTL is encoded by the exons ATGCCCTACATCCTCATCAGCACACAGATCCGCCTG ACAGGACCCACTATGGTTGGAGACGAGTATTCAGATCCCTCCATCATGAATTATCTCGGAGCCCGAAAAATCACCGTACTGGGAAACAACTT CTCTGAATATCACGTGGACGAGCCGCCGAGACTGGTTTTAGACAAACTGGATAAGATCGGCTACAGAGTGGTCAGTATGACAGGAGTGGGTCAAACGCTGGTCTGGTGTCTGCATAAAGAGAGCAGTAACACCCTGTGA